A genomic region of Ammospiza nelsoni isolate bAmmNel1 chromosome 3, bAmmNel1.pri, whole genome shotgun sequence contains the following coding sequences:
- the SDC1 gene encoding syndecan-1, whose translation MINVVLLWLVALCFQAAVPQTTNLNLPPEDLDSSGDEEDAFSGSGAGPLTDQSRTWKIPGESTNSSIVAAPVDFSEQPFHGIESRTEKEAISPSATSNPVTEKPVVAVRDELSILGSPDGKPTSHVVTTTVRSPTAHFPSVVHVTPSEAPAVVHELEPQIPSSDVPDTKDVPEPHSTVHGEGEVAATAAATAPGDVAPTHEEVSEVGSGDPGDFILTKDEEFLPTQNSEVLADSERNAKAAGASGIMDRKEVLGGVIAGGLVGLVFAVFLVAFMLYRMKKKDEGSYSLDEPKQSNGGYQKPHKQEEFYA comes from the exons CAAACTACAAATCTGAACCTTCCCCCTGAAGACCTTGATTCATCTGGGGATGAGGAAGATGCGTTCTCAGGTTCAGGTGCAG GTCCTCTGACTGATCAGTCTCGCACCTGGAAAATCCCAGGAGAATCAACTAATTCCTCAATAGTGGCAGCACCAGTGGATTTCAGTGAACAGCCATTTCATGGGATTGAGAGCAGAACTGAAAAGGAAGCAATATCTCCTTCTGCAACCAGTAATCCAGTGACAGAGAAACCAGTTGTAGCTGTGAGGGACGAATTATCCATCCTGGGCTCACCTGATGGGAAACCAACAAGCCATGTAGTCACAACAACAGTGAGAAGTCCCACTGCTCACTTTCCTTCTGTGGTTCATGTGACTCCTTCAGAAGCCCCTGCTGTGGTCCATGAGCTTGAGCCTCAAATCCCCAGCTCTGATGTACCAGACACCAAGGATGTCCCTGAGCCCCACTCTACTGTCCATGGCGAGGGCGAGGTGGCTGCCACCGCCGCGGCCACAGCTCCGGGGGATGTCGCTCCTACACATGAGGAGGTTTCTGAAGTTGGCTCTGGAGACCCG GGAGACTTCATCTTGACTAAAGACGAGGAATTTCTCCCCACCCAGAACTCAGAAGTACTGGCTGACTCTGAAAGGAATGccaaagcagcaggagcctcAGGGATTATGGACAGAAAAGAAGTTCTTGGAG GTGTTATTGCTGGAGGACTTGTAGGCTTGGTGTTTGCAGTGTTTCTAGTTGCATTTATGCTGtacagaatgaagaaaaaagatgaaGGCAGCTATTCACTGGATGAACCAAAACAGTCTAATGGAGGATAccaaaaaccacacaaacaaGAGGAATTCTATGCATAA